A genomic region of Paroedura picta isolate Pp20150507F chromosome 4, Ppicta_v3.0, whole genome shotgun sequence contains the following coding sequences:
- the TMEM217 gene encoding transmembrane protein 217, whose translation MIVFCAGGYCGMLPKTGSLVAGIYMILMTNMYIIFETAHLNRAKKHQHTGDNPIIYCYYSAVLLACLTYPICFLLIYSAWNRNTNGMIAYIVWIILYDIGNVTILIMTFLTGRNIQFSVHPLEWFGLACRLPVDCFWLSYIVIYTLMIFESRSKGRLSLKVRRLSKHVQEPPKYRLGMCRKIQ comes from the coding sequence ATGATCGTCTTCTGTGCAGGTGGCTACTGTGGCATGTTGCCAAAAACAGGGTCTTTAGTAGCTGGTATCTACATGATTCTAATGACCAACATGTATATTATCTTTGAAACGGCTCACCTGAATCGAGCAAAGAAGCATCAACATACTGGTGATAATCCAATCATATATTGCTATTATTCAGCAGTTCTCTTGGCTTGTCTAACTTATCCTATATGCTTCCTACTCATCTATTCTGCTTGGAATCGAAATACGAATGGCATGATAGCCTACATTGTTTGGATAATATTGTATGACATAGGCAACGTCACTATTCTAATAATGACTTTCTTGACTGGACGTAATATCCAGTTTTCTGTTCATCCTTTGGAATGGTTTGGGCTAGCCTGCCGGTTACCTGTAGACTGCTTTTGGCTTTCCTACATTGTAATTTACACTCTGATGATTTTTGAAAGTAGAAGCAAAGGGCGGCTGTCACTAAAAGTAAGACGGTTGTCTAAACATGTGCAAGAACCTCCCAAGTATAGGTTGGGAATGTGCAGGAAAATCCAGTGA